TATCATTTTTGGTATGGAGTTTATAAAAGAAACTGGAGGCTATGAGGGAGAGATTATCCTTGATGGCAAAACAATAGATTTTAAAAATCCAACTGATGCCCTAAAGGCAGGTATTGGCATGGTCCATCAGGAGTTTTCACTCATACCAGGTTTTACAGTTGCTGAAAATATAACTTTGAATATGGAGGAGTGCAAAAAAACTCCTATATCAAAAGTTGTTGGCAAAAACTATGACCTTATAGACAGACAGGCCAATATTAATGATAGCAAAAAGGCCCTAGATATTTTGGGTGTGGACCTAGATCCAAATGAGTATGTCAGCGAACTACCAGTAGGCCACAAACAATTTATAGAAATAGCCAGGGAAATAAAAAGAGAAGATGTAAAACTTCTAATAATGGATGAGCCAACAGCAGTTCTAACAGAAACTGAGGCTGATATCCTAATTGCATCCCTAAAAAATCTTGCTAGTAAAGGTATAGGGATTGTTTTTATCTCCCATAGGCTCAGGGAAGTCCTAGAACTTTGTAATAAGGTTGTAGTCCTAAGAGACGGGGAAATTGTAGAAAATAGATCTTCTGAGGGCCTTACTATAAAACAAATCGCTTCTTGGATGATGGGCAAGAGCAAAAGAGAAGCCTACAAGGACGATGATAAAAGAAAAATCGACGATGAGGATATCATCTTTAGCGTAGAAAATCTTTATGTAGAAATGCCAGGAGAGATGGTCTATGATGCAAGTTTTGATGTCAGAAGGGGCGAGATCTTTGGACTAGCAGGTCTCGCTGGTCAAGGCAAGCTTGGTATAGCAAATGGAATCCTCGGCACTTATCCAGTAGAGGGCAAGGCAGTTTTTAACGGAGAGGATTTGAAGTTATCAGATACCCAGTCAATCCTAAAAAGAAAAATCGCCTTTGTATCTGAGGATAGGCGAGGGGTTGGACTTCTAATGGCAGAGGATATTGGTCTAAATATAGCCTTCAATGCCATGGAGGTTTTTGATAAATTTATCAAAAAAATCCTAGCCTTCAAATTTAGAGACGAGGAGGCTATCACAGCCAACGCCAACAAATATATAGACAGTCTTGCCATAAAATGCCAGGGACCAAATGAGCTTGTCGGCAAGCTCTCAGGTGGTAACCAGCAAAAAGTTTGCCTGGCCAAGGCCTTTAGCATGGAGCCAGAGCTTTTATTTGTATCTGAGCCAACTAGGGGGATAGATATAGGAGCTAAGAGATTGGTGCTAGATTCCCTAAAAAAATCTAATAGAGAAAACAATACTACAATAGTCATGATATCATCTGAGCTAGAAGAATTGCAGTCAGTATGCGACAGGATAGGAGTAGTCTGTGAGGGAAAAATCGCAGGAATCCTAGATGCAAATACCAGCGTAGAGGACTTTGGACTTTTGATGAGTGGAGAGGAGCTAACAAATGGAGAAAATTAGAGAATCCGTAAATAAAATCGGTATAGCAAGATTTATCATTGGATTATTTTTGTTAGCCCTATTTATAGCAGCTCCCTTTGCTGGTATAAGTGTAAAAAGCTCAATAGAAAATGTCCTTGCTAGGTTTGGTATGTTTTCAATCCTTGTCCTATCCCTAGTACCTATGATAGAAGCAGGTTGTGGACTTAACTTTGGTATACCAATTGGTATAGTAGCAGGTATCCTTGGGGCAGTTATCTCTTTGGAGTTTAACTTACATGGTTTTGCAGGTATTTTTGTAGCCATGTTTGTAGGTATCCTAATAGGGATCGCATTTGGCTATATCTATGGCATACTTTTAAATAAAATAATAGGCGATGAGATGCTTATAGCTACATATGTAGGTTATTCTTTTACAGCCTTTATGTGTATCTTGTACCTATTTTTGCCATTTAAAAACCCAGTATCAGTTTTATCCTACGGGGGCAAGGGCCTTCGTCAGCAGATTCCAGTTGTAGATTATTGGATGAAAAATATAGAGACGGCAACAGGTTCTTTAAAATCAGTTGGTAAACTTTCTAACTTTTTATCATTTTCTATTTTTGGGTTAACAATACCTGTAGGTATGCTTCTGTTTTTTGTCCTCATGGCCTTTATGATCTACGCTTTATTTAGGTCAAAAACAGGTACAGCCATGTCGGTTGTTGGATCAAACTACGAATACGCAAAGGCAAGTGGTATAAATATCAAAAAAGTTAGACTAAGGGCAGTTATTTTATCTACCTGTATAGCAGCAGTGGGTATCATAGTCTACCAACAGTCTTATGGTTTTATCCAGCTTTACCAAGCACCACAGGCCTTTACCTTCCAAACTGTAGCATCAATCCTCATAGGAGGAGCTACCCTAAACAAGGCTAAAATCAGCCATGTTATAATAGGTACACTTTTATTTCAAGGAATCATAACCCTAACCCCAACTGTCATAAACGGACTCTTGTCTATAGACGTATCAGAAGTCATCAGGCTAATAGTTACAAACGGAATGATAGTTTACGCCCTAACAAGGAGGATAGACAATGACTAAGAAAAAAATATCTACTAGACACCTAGTACCAATAATCTTTTTGGTCATCTGCCTTGTAGGCTTTATAGTAAGTGATGCTCAGCTTGGATTTATAACAAGTGAGCTTGCCAATAGGCTTGTTAGAAATACCTTTTTGGTTCTAAGCCTTATAATCCCAATCATAGCCGGTATGGGAATCAACTTTGGTATTCCACTTGGAGCAATGGCTGCCCAAGTCGGACTGATATTTTCCCAAGACCTTGGTTTTACAGGTATAGCTGGTATAGGAGTTGCAGCCCTAATTGCCATACCAATTGCGATTTTATTGGGTATATTTTCTGGTAATGTCCTAAACAGAGCCAAGGGCCGAGAGATGATCACATCTATGATGCTTTCATTTTTTATGCTCGGTGTTTATATGCTCTTTATTCTGTTTTTTACAGGACCGATAATACCAATTAGGGATAAGTCTATGCTCTTATCATCAGGTGTTGGTATCAAAAACTCAATCACCCTAGAGACAGCAGGAGCCCTAGACAATGCTCTAAAATATAGGATCCAAATCCCTATTGGCAATGACCAAATCAAATTTGATATACCAGTTTTGACCATAATAATAATTGGACTTTTGTGTTTGTTTATAACATATTTCAAAAAGACCAAGCTTGGTCAAAACATGAGATCAGTAGGTCTTGACCAAGAGGTAGCCAATAACGCAGGACTTAACTCTGATAAGATCAGGGTCAAATCCATAGTTTACTCAACAGTTTTGGCAGCCTTTGGCCAGCTTATATACCTACAAAATATAGGTACACTTGCAACCTATGCTGGTCTTGACCAGGCAGCCTTATATGCAGCAGCTGCCCTACTTGTAGGAGGAGCCTCTATAGTAAAGGCCTCTATTGTCAATGCTATAATAGGGACAGGGCTTTTCCACTTGATGTTTATCATCATGCCTCTAGCAGGCAAAGCCATAACAGGAGATGCTATGGTTGGAGAGTATTTGAGGACCTTTATTTCCTATGCTGTTGTTACAATTTCACTTATACTCCATGAATATAATAGAAAAAAAGAAATAATAGAAAATAGATTAAAAGCAATCGGCAAAAAATCCCAGCCAAGTCAATAGGCTATAAAGGAAGCTGCCGAGGGTTGGAATAAATTCATTTTTTTCCCTATGTTTTCAAGCTGCCCCAGGCAGCTTCTTTTATTGGAAACAAAGACCTTTTCATAAATATAGACTATCTTATTTTGATGTGATTTTTCTTATGGTATAGTAAGATGGAATGTTTTATTATCACAAATGGAGGAAAAATGAAAAAATTAACAACACAAAAAATGGTATTTATGGCACTTTTTACAGCCCTAGTCTACATATTTTCTAGATTTTTCCAAATCCCAATAGTAACCCCATTGGGTCAGACTAGATTTCATTTAGGCAATGTATTTTGTCTTTTATCAGGACTTTTGATGGGCCCTGTTTTTGGAGGAGTCGCAGCAGGAGTCGGTTCTGCACTTTTTGATCTTTTTGATCCAGTTTATTTTACAAGTGCACCGATTACATTTATAACAAAATTTGCCATGGCCTTTGTAGCAGGTCTAGTTTACAAAAGAAGCAAGGAAAAAATAAGCATACCTCGTCTTGTCCTAGCATCTTTTTTAGGCCAGATAACCTATGTATTTTTATATCTATTAAAAACTTTTATCAAAAATAGGTATATTATGGAATTTACAATGCAGGCAACAATGGCAGAGATCATCCAAAAAGGAACAGTTTCTATGATAAATGCTGTCATTTCTATAATTGTAGCTACAATCATAGCTATCCCTTTATTAAAGGCTGTAAAATTTGAGGATTAAACCTGGTTTTTGGGTAGATATAAAGTAGACTCAAAATGAAAGAAGGTTAGGATGGAAAAAAGACAAAAAATATTTGCTATCAGGTGTCCAAAGTGCGATCACCACTTTGAAAAGACCCTGCCTACAGCAATATTTGCCCATGCAAATGATGATAAGAAATTTTCGGAAAATTTTGGACTATTGACTTGTCCATCTTGTGGCAGCGAATTTATCCTAAATTATCGTTTTGCCTACACAGATGAGATAGACGAGTTTATGATAGTAAATGATCCAGAATTCGTAGAAAAAAAGGCAAGATTAGCCTTTTCTACATCCCTAGGATTTTTGGATAAGGCAAGAAAAGATGAGCTTTATAAACACAAGGTCAGGATCACCTACAACTATGACCAGGTCAGAGAAAAGATAGCTATTTTTAAGGCGGGCCTTGATGATAGGGTGGTAGAGCTGATGAAGGTTTTTCTTCTAGAAAGCGAGGACTTTGCCTACAAGGCTGACCAAATAAAAAGTTTTACATTTACAGATGATAAATCTTTTGCCCTAGTGACAGAGCTAAATGTAGGCGTAAAAGTAGATTTTTCTGACTTTTTGTATGACACAGTAAAAGAAAGCTACAAAGACAAACTAGGAAAAGAAATTTCTTATATGGTCGATAGGCCTTGGGCTTTGGACTTTTTGTCTAGAAAGTAAAAATATTTTATATAAAAAAATTTGACAATCATAAAATACGGTGATATTATATAAACCAACAAGAAAACCAAACGAAGAGAAGAGTAGTCTTTGGATAGCCTTTACAGAAAAACCATGGTTGATGAGAATGGTAAGGAAGGAAAAAGATGAACATGGCCTCTGATGGGAAAGCTTGATATTTAAAGCTTTCGGGGATCTCCCCTTACAGAGATAAGGTATTATATGTACCCAAAGCTGGCATTTTGCAATTAAGGTGGTAACGCGGAATTTTTCGTCCTTTGTATGACTATTAGTCAACAAAGGACTTTTTTTATTGAAAAATAATTAGTCATACTCCTAATTACAATGGCAGAGATCGGTACTATTCTTGTTATTGATAGATGTCGCAAAAAAATAAAAAGGAGAAAATTATGACAATAAAAGCACCATACAAATTTGATATCGTAGGATCATTTCTAAGACCAGAATCCCTAAAAAAGGCTAGGGCCGACTTTGAGGCAGGAAAGATCAGTGAGGATGAACTAAAAAAAGTAGAAGATGAGGCTATAAGAGATCTCGTAGAAAAGGAAAAAGCAGCAGGCCTAAGGTTTTATACTGATGGTGAGTTTAGGAGATCTTGGTGGCATTTTGATTTTTGGTGGGGTTTTGAAGGCCTAGAAAGACACATTGACAAGGATCACTCCTTTAATTTCAATGGCAAAACCCTCAGAAAAGAAGAGATCAAAGTCGTAGGCAAGCTTTCTGCTAAAAACCATCCTTTCTTGGATCATTTTAAATTCTTGCAAGAATTTAGGGAAGAGTACTTTATACCAAAGCTTACAATCCCAGCCATAGCAGTATTTTTATCCCAGTCTATTTATTCGACTATAGGCATAGAAGATGTCTATGAGTCTACAAATGACTTTCTAGACGACCTTGTAAAGGCCTATATAGAATTTGTCGGTGAATTTTATAAAATCGGCGGCAGGGTCTTGCAATTTGATGATGTCAGCTGGATAGGAACTGTGGATGAGAATTATAGAAAAAAATATGAAGGCACTGGCAAGAGCCTAGACCAGCTTAGGAGTGAGTTTTTAGACTATAACAATAAAATTTATAAGAATGCTCCAGAGGATTTACAGATCTTAACCCATATCTGTAGGGGCAATTTTATGAGCCACTGGCTATACCAAGGATCCTATGATGATGTAGCAGATTATGTTTTTGCCAAAGAAGACATAGATGGGTTTTTCTTAGAATATGATGATGAAAGAAGTGGAGATTTCAAGGCGTTGGAGAAGATACCAGCAGGCAAAAAGGCAGTCCTAGGTATAGTTACCAGCAAGACTGGCGATCTTGAAGATAAGGATGAGCTTATAAAAAGGATAAAAGAAGCAAGCAAATACAAGGACATAAAAGACCTCTGCATATCCCCACAATGTGGGTTTTCATCAACAGAAGAGGGTAACCTCATATCAGAAGAAGACCAGTGGAAAAAAATTGCCCTCCTAAGAGAGGTTGCTGAAGAAGTTTTATAAAATTTAAGTATAGTTTTTCTATGAAAATCTATATAGAAAATGAAAATAAAAGAAAAATTGTATATGATATCCTAAATATTTTTTATGACCAGGAGGATTTTGACTTTGTAGGAAAAAAAGATGAGGCTCATATAAAAATTTATGAGTCCTATCTTTCTTTTGGTCAAAAAAATTATTCTTATGAGGGATCAGCAGGATTAAAGTCTATTTTGTATGAGGTTTTGGAGGAATTTACTGGCTATAATTCTCCCTGGGGGATGCTCACCGGGTCCAAGCCTTCAAAACTTCTAAAAAATATGGACCTTGCTCAGATAAAAGAAAAATATAAGGTCAGCGATGAGAAGCTAAGGCTCTTGTCTGATGTGAGGTGTGAGCAAGAAAAGTTTGATTTTCCTCCTGATGCCTTTAGCCTTTATATAAACATCCCTTTTTGTCCGACCAGGTGTGATTATTGCTCCTACCCGACCTTGATTGGACCCCACCATGACAGGAGTGTCTATGTGACTTATCTTTTAAAAGAGATCGATCAAATAGATTTGCCAAAAAATCTTGATGCGGTCTATGTAGGAGGTGGGACTCCGTCTTTCCTAAGCGGGACTGACATAAAAAGTATTCTTGGAGCCATAAATGAAAAATTCACCTACAAAGAGCTAACCTTTGAGGCTGGCAGGGAAGACACCCTTGATAAAGATAAACTTGATATCCTAAAAGCTGGTGGGGTTTCGAGGATTTCCCTAAATCCCCAGACCTTCAATAGGGATATTTTGACCAGGCTAAATAGGGATATAGATATGGATCATTTCCTAGAACTTTACACCTATGCAAAGTCTTTGGGCCTTATTGTAAATATGGATTTTATAATAGGTCTTGTGGGTGAAGATTCAGATCTTTTTGCCAAAAATTTTGATTTATTAGAAAAACTCCTCCCAGATAATATCACCTTCCACGCCCTAGCTATCAAATCTGGGTCTAAATACAAGGAGACAAATAAAAAAGGAATGATAGATGAGGGGATTAAAATATCTCGTATGATAGGAGATTTTACGGACAAATATGATTACAAGGCCTATTATCTCTATAGGCAAAAAAATATACTTTCAAATCTGGAAAATGTCGCCTATCAAAGAAATAATACTGGCCAGAGGTATAATATAATTATAAATGAAGAATTATCAAATATAATTGGCCTGGGTATGAATGCTAATTCCAAACTCACAAATGGGGACAAATACAGAAATAGCAAAAATCTCAGAGATTATTATAGGGATTTTGATGAAAATATCAGGGCCAAAAACCAAATGATAAGTAAGTATAGGAAGGATAAAAATGAAATACGCTGATCAAGTTTTAAAATATTTTGGACAATTGGCTGAGATTCCAAGAGAATCAGGCAATGAAAAAGAAGTTTCAGATTTTTTGGTCAAATTCGCCAAGGATAGAAATCTAGAAGTGACCCAAGATGAGGCCCTAAATGTCATCATCAGAAAGCCAGCATCAAAAGGCTATGAAGACCATGATACTGTAGCCCTCCAAGGCCATATGGATATGGTTTGTGTCAAAGTCGAAGGATCTGACCATGATTTTAAGAAAGATCCTATAAAGCTAATAGAAAAAGATGGCTGGATCACAGCTGATGGGACAACACTTGGGGCAGATGATGGTATAGGGGTCGCCTTTATCATGGCTGTTTTAGATGATGATAGCCTAAAACACGGGCCAATCGAAGCCATAATCACAACCGAAGAAGAAACATCAATGGGCGGAGCAGGAAAGCTTGACCTATCACAAATCACAGGCAAATACCTTGTAAATATAGACTCAGAAGAAGAAGGCATAGTCACAGTAGGCTGTGCTGGTGGTCTTGACCTTGAGATAAATTTTGACAAAGAATACGAGAAAGCTAATGGTGATTTTATAAAAGTATCCCTAAAGGGCTTTGCCGGTGGCCACTCAGGTATGGAAATTGATAAATTTAGACTAAATGCCAACAAAACCTTGGCAAGGCTCCTAGAAGGCATCGACGGATTGCAAATTGGGGATATAAACGGCGGAGTAAAGAGAAATGCAATAGCATCTTCTGCCTATGCTATAGTAGCTGTTCCAAAGAGGGATGAGGCTATAAAAACTATAGAAGAGAAAATCAAAGAAGTCCAAAATGAGTACAAGGATGTTGATCCAAAAGGCGAGATAGGGGTAGAAAAAGCAGACTTTGACGGTGAAGTCTTGACCAAGGACCTATCAAAGAGAATAATAGACCTACTTTTTGTAATACCTGATGGCCTATATAAAAAGATAGGAGATTCTATAGTCACATCTTCAAACCTTGGCCTAGTAGAAAATAGGGAAGAAACAATCTGGATTTCTTCTATGTTTAGGTCAGAAATAGACTCACAAAAATTCTACAAGGCAAATATTTCTAAGGAAATCGTAGAAAGCTTTGGGGCTAGGGCAGAAATTACAAGCGAATACTCAGGCTGGCAAAGAGAAGATAGCAGACTTTTAGACCTTGCCTGTGATGTTTGGAAAGATGTCCACGGAGATGATATGCTAGTAGCCACAACCCATGGCGGCCTAGAATGTGGACTATTCAAAAAGACCCTAAAAGATACACAAATGATCTCTTTTGGTCCAGAGATAGAGGGAGCCCACAGCCCAGAAGAAAGAGTAAACATCAAATCAATTGACAACAACTACAAGTTTTTAGTAGAACTACTAGAAAGAATCTAATTTAAAAAAAGTCCGAGATAAGATATCTTATCTTGGACTTTTTTTTGAAGTTTTAGACCTTTGATTAATACTAACCATATAAAATAATGCGGTGAAAGATATTGTTAAAAATTGTTTACAATGAAAAAATATTTAGTATTATCGAATATATACATTAAATTTTACTAAAAAATCGTTTGCAAATTTTTAAAAATAAAGTAGGATTTATGGTAGATAATAAATTTTTAACAAAGGAGGCCCTATGTACGAACAAAAAGTAACACTTTCTAATGAAATTGGCTTACATGCTAGACCAGCATCCATCTTCATAAGACAAGCTGTTCAGTTTCCTTGTGATATAACAGTTATAAAAGCTGGCAGGGCATACAATGCTAAGTCTATCATGTCGGTTCTGAGCATGAGTGCTTCTAAAAGCGATGAAATAATAATTAGAGCTGAAGGCGATAGTGAAGAAGAAGCTGTCAAATCACTTATAGACCTAGTAGAAAATAAACTTAGCGAGTACTAGAAAAAATTGCGAGTCATTGACTCGTTTTTTTGTGGTCATTTAGTCATTCTAACCTAGGATTTATTGATAATGCCTAGTAAAATGGTATGATTTAAAAAGAGCAAAAAAAATAGAAAAAGAGGTAGATAATGAGCGAATTATTAAAGATAGAAAATCTCCATGTATCAGCTGGGGATAAGGATATATTAAAAGGCATAGACCTAAAAGTAGGCAAGGGCGAAGTCCACGTAGTTATGGGTGCTAATGGCTCTGGTAAGTCAACACTTATGAACGCTATTATGGCCAATCCTATCTATGAAATAAAAGAAGGAAAGATCTTTTTTGAAGGCGAGGATATCACAGACTTATCAGTAGATAAGAGAGCAAGACTAGGTATTTTCATGTCTTTCCAACACCCAGATGAGATCCCAGGGGTCAAACTTTCTGATTTTCTAAGGATATCAGAAGAGCAAATCACAGGATCAAAACCAAAAATCCTAGCTTTTAACAAAAAGCTACAAAAAGAAATGGAAGACCTAAAATTAGATTCTTCCTATGCAAATAGGTATGTAAATGTTGGTTTTTCTGGTGGTGAAAGAAAAAAATCAGAAATCCTACAAATGCAAATGCTAAATCCAAAGCTTGCCCTACTAGATGAGACAGACTCAGGTTTGGATGTCGATGCGGTTAGGATCGTATCAAAGGGTATAGAAGACTTTTTGGATGGAGAAAAATCAGTTATCCTAATCACCCACCACAGGGAGATTTTAGCAAATATCAAGGCTGACTATGTTCACATCCTAAAAGATGGCAAGATAAAATACTCAGGCGGAGATGATCTGATGGATAAGATCGAAGAAGAAGGATACGAATGGGTGTAATATGAAAGAAATCAACATAGAAGAACAATTAAAGGACATAGACCGTGGTTACTATGATTTCTTTAATGAATTTTTATATTCAGATATAACAGAAAAAGGTATCAATGCTGATATAGTCAATGAAATATCTGATAAGAAAAACGAACCAGATTGGATGAGGAAAAGAAGGCTCAAATCCCTTGAGCTTTATGAAAAAATAGACAATCCATCTTGGGGACCAGACCTATCAGAGCTAGACATGAGAGATATCACAACCTATGTCAAACCACCAACAGACAAAAAATCCACATGGGAAGCCCTACCAGATGATATAAAAGATACTTTTGATAGGCTAGGTATCCCACAAGCTGAGCAAGAGTCCCTAGCAGGAGTTGGAGCCCAATACGATAGTGAGGAAGTCTACCACTCTATCCAAAAACATTTGGAAGACCAGGGTGTTATCTTTATGGACTTCACATCAGCTATTAGAGAACACGAAGATTTGGTTAAAAAATATTTCCAAAAGGCAATCCCACCAACACTACACAAGTATGCAGCCCTACACGGAGCTGTTTGGTCAGGTGGATCTTTGATCTATGTACCAGAGGGAGTCAAGGTTGATATTCCACTCCAATCATACTACAGGCTAAATGCTCCAGGAGCTGGCCAATTTGAGCACACAATGATCATAGCTGAGGATAATTCTAGGGTGCATTTCATAGAAGGATGTTCTGCCCCAAGATATAACGTAGTCAACCTCCACGCAGGATCAGTTGAGATTTTTGTTGGCAAAAACGCCGAAGTCAGATTTTCTACCATAGAAAACTGGTCAAGAAATATGTACAACTTAAATACAAAAAGAGCCATAGTCCAAGAAGGCGGCAAGATGATTTGGGTATCAGGATCTTTTGGTTCAAAGGTATCCATGCTTTATCCAACAAGTGTACTTGCAGGCAAGGGTGCTAGTGCAGAATATACAGGCATCACCTTTGCTGGTGACGGACAATATATAGACAATGGTTGTACAATGATCCACCTTGCGCCAGAGACATATTCTACAGCCCTTACAAAATCAATCACAGCAGGCAATGGCAAGTCCATGACCCGTTCCCTAGTAGAGATGAGAGCAAACTCAGCTGGATCAAAGTCAACTGTTGATTGTGAAAACCTCATGATATCAGAAGGATCTCAATCAGATACAATCCCAGTTCTAGATATAAGAAATGATGATGTAGACTGCGGTCACGAGGCTAAAATCGGTTCTATCG
This window of the Anaerococcus mediterraneensis genome carries:
- the sufB gene encoding Fe-S cluster assembly protein SufB, translated to MKEINIEEQLKDIDRGYYDFFNEFLYSDITEKGINADIVNEISDKKNEPDWMRKRRLKSLELYEKIDNPSWGPDLSELDMRDITTYVKPPTDKKSTWEALPDDIKDTFDRLGIPQAEQESLAGVGAQYDSEEVYHSIQKHLEDQGVIFMDFTSAIREHEDLVKKYFQKAIPPTLHKYAALHGAVWSGGSLIYVPEGVKVDIPLQSYYRLNAPGAGQFEHTMIIAEDNSRVHFIEGCSAPRYNVVNLHAGSVEIFVGKNAEVRFSTIENWSRNMYNLNTKRAIVQEGGKMIWVSGSFGSKVSMLYPTSVLAGKGASAEYTGITFAGDGQYIDNGCTMIHLAPETYSTALTKSITAGNGKSMTRSLVEMRANSAGSKSTVDCENLMISEGSQSDTIPVLDIRNDDVDCGHEAKIGSIDQSQVFYLMSRGIPEDEAKSMIVRGFAEPVSKLLPLEYAVEMNNLIDMELEGANG